The following DNA comes from Frankia casuarinae.
GACGTTATTGCCGCGCCAACCACGCAGCATCATGTTGTCACTACTTGTCACTGGGTTCGATGCCGTCGCCACAGCGGTGGCGGCATCCGGAAGTTCCCACCGCTCAGGCGTAGGGCGCAACCAGAGGGCTACAGAAAGTGGTACAAAGAAAGAGGCGACACGACCCCCCGGGTGTCGAGCGTCAACCCGGCGGGCACTACTATCGGTAACCGCCGGCGGCACGAGCCCCGGTTCCAACTGATCGACCACGACAGGAGTGGGCACTCCGATGTCCGACTATGCGAAGGCGCTCGGTGCTCGGCTGCGCGCGATACGCACCCAGCAGGGGCTCTCGCTTCATGGCGTCGAGGAGAAGTCGCACGGTCGGTGGAAAGCCGTCGTCGTGGGTTCCTACGAACGTGGGGACCGCGCCGTCACCGTGCAGCGCCTCTCCGAGCTCGCGGAGTTCTACGGCGTTCCGGTGGGGGAGCTTCTTCCCGAGGGTTCCACCGTCGCTCCGCTGGAGCAGTCTCCTCGGATCGTTCTCGACCTCGAGCGTCTCTCCCAGGTTCCCAAGGAGCAGGGTGGTCCGCTCGCCCGGTACGCGGCGACCATTCAGAGCCAGCGCGGCGACTACAACGGCCGGGTGCTCTCGATCCGGTACGAGGACCTGCGCTCGCTCGCGGTGATCTACGACACCTCGCCGAGCAAGCTC
Coding sequences within:
- a CDS encoding transcriptional regulator BldD, producing the protein MSDYAKALGARLRAIRTQQGLSLHGVEEKSHGRWKAVVVGSYERGDRAVTVQRLSELAEFYGVPVGELLPEGSTVAPLEQSPRIVLDLERLSQVPKEQGGPLARYAATIQSQRGDYNGRVLSIRYEDLRSLAVIYDTSPSKLTEQLVSWGVLSPEQGADAAATDV